CTGCTGCACGGTCAAGTTGCCGCGTTTCAGCAGCTTGAGGACTACAGGGCGCTGGAGGAGGGTGTCGTTTGCAAGGTACACGACGCCGCTACCGCCCGCACCGATCTTGCGAACGAATTCATACTGTTCAATAACGCGTCGCTTCATACCTCTATTATTGCAAGCCCTGACGTGGGAAAGGTTAATGCATGGCTTAGCAAATCTTCTGTGCTATTCCGTTCCGGTACTGCTCTTTCTGACTGCTGGCATGGCGATGCCCACTCCGATCAGCCAGATGAAGCTGACAAACCGGCCTATGGGAAGGAAGAAAGCGGCCTTCCAGGTGACGAGAGAAAAGATGGCCAGCTCCGACGCTATGGCGAGGAAGATGCCGAGAATGACAAGCCACCGAGGCAACAGACGATAGAAGCCGCTGGTGATCGACACTCCGGCGAGCAGGAGGCCGAACGGAACGACGAAGCCCGGGCCGCCGGCGGCGAAACCGAGGATCTGGAGCGAACGGACTGCTCCTGGCAGGTCGGTGATGCCGGGAGTGGAGAGAGACCAACTGCAGAGCGCCGACACGATCAGCATGGCGGAGGCGGTGATTCCGCCGTAAAGGGCGATGAGCTCGCCGGTCGCTCGCACACCGAGAAAGCGCAGGCGGCTTACGACCGTCACAGTAAAAATCCCGAGGGGGATCGCGGATGCAAACTCGATGAGCGACGCCCATCGCGCTGCTTTGCTGTAGAGCGAGAAGTAAGTCACCGCATTTTGTACCGGCTGGAAGGGCATTGGGAACGCAGAACGCGGCGCAAGCAGAACTCCGGTGAAGATTCCGGCGATCACCAGGAGGATATAGATGATCGCCACAAGCAGCAGCGAAGGGCCAAGATGGCGGTTCGCCCGCGAAGACGGGTTGGTCAATACGTTTTCCATAGTAATCGTTAATATCATTAACGATTACTACATGCAATAATCGAAATTATGAAAGCGGTTGCGCCCGGACATGACTCCGTAGCCTTTCTTCTTACCCAGCTCGGCACCCACGCCGCGAGACGGTTTGCGGAGCAGTTGATGCCACTGAAGCTAGCCCCGCAGCATGTGGGGATCTTGGGGATTCTGAATCGAGCGGAGAGCCAGAGCCAACGTCAACTGGCGGCGACGCTGCGGATGCATGCCAGCCGTCTGGTTGCGCTGATCGATGAGTTGGAGGCGCTGGAGCTGGTTGCTCGTCAGGCCAATGGAAACGACCGCCGCACCTATTCCCTGCGTATCACGGACAAGGGCCGCGAGACGCTCGCGGCCATCGGGAAGATAGGCCGCGAGCATAACGATGTGATCTGTGGAGCATTGAATGCAGAGGAGCGCGAACAACTCGCTCAGCTACTGCAGCGCATTGCGAATGAACAGGGCCTGGCGCGAGGCGTTCATCCGGGTTATAGCCAGTTGGGTAAGCCGGGGAATGCTACGGCAAATTCAGAGGGGTAGAGAACGAGCAACAACAAAGACAAGGACGAAATACAGGGGTCTCTCCACTGCGCTGCGCGTTGAGACCGCCCAGCTCCGGTCGAGATGACGTGTCGCTGGTGGCTGACTAGACGACGCGGGTTTGGCCGATTTTTTAGTGGTGCGGACCGGCGCCGCGCTCCCAGGGACGGGGGGTGACGGGGTCGTCCTGCCATTTTTTGCGGCGTCCGATGATGAACATGACGAGGCCGAAGAAGAACATGATGAGGCCCCAGGTCAGGTTCAGGTTGATGCCCATCGACTTTTCGTAGATGGCGGCGTTACCGCGGGTGATGAAGCCATAGACGCTCATCAGGCCGCCTGTCACCAGGAAGATGAGGCCGAGGGGGATGCGAATGTCGAGTCCCATGGAGATCTCCTTTCGTTAGCGTCTAGGCGAAGACGAGGTTGAGGACGACTAGGATGGCGAGGACGGCAATGGCCAGCGTCGCGGGCTTTTGATACCAGCTCAGGTGGCCTTCTTCGGGCTTGGGCGTGAGCGAGTAGACCAGGCCGACGAGTTCTGATTCTTCGCGAGGCTGGGTGGCAAGGCTGACTGCGATGGTCACGATCAGATTGACGGAGAAGGCGAAGATGGCGGTCCAGAAGTTCTGCGCCATGTCGCTGGGATAGTGGTGGACGATGGCGATCCAACCGCCGTGCATGCCGGGGAGAGCGTCGGTGGGAATGGTGAGGCCGTGATGCAGCAGCGCGGCGCCGGTGCCTGCAAGCAGGCCGGTGAAGGCTCCGTGACCGGTGGTCCGCTTCCAGAACATGCCGAGCAGGAAGGTGGCGAAGAGCGGCGCATTGACGATGGAGAAGACGAGCTGCAGCGCGTCCATGATGTTGTTGAAGTTGGTGACGGCGTAGGCCGCACCAATGGATAAGACGACCCCGCCTATGGTTGCCATGCGACCCATCCAGAGGTAGTGCGCGTCTGTTCCCTTCTTATTGATGTAGGCCTGATAGATGTCGTAGGTCCAAACGGTGTTGAACGCAGTGACGTTGCCGGCCATGCCGGACATGAAGCTGGCGAGGAGCGCGGTGAGGCCGAGGCCGAGGATTCCGGTTGGGAAGAAGTGGAGGAGCATGACCGGGATGGCGAGGTCGTAGTTATAGACCGGGTTGCCGTTGGTGTCGAGCACAGGCTGGCCGGTGATGGCGTTCATCTTCTCGGGGATGATGCCGTGGGGATGCTGCTCGTCGAGCGGAAGGGCGTGGCCGTTGGGTGCCGTAGTGGCAAAGACGGCAGAGTGAGGCGTCGCCATGTGCGAGGTCACCGTGATGGCGATGAGACCGGGCAGGATGACGAGGAACGGGAAGAACATCTTCGGAATGGCAGCGATGAGGGGGACGCGGCGTGCCGAGACCTCGGAGTCGGCAGCCATGGCGCGCTGGATGACGAGGAAGTCGGTGCACCAGTAGCCGAAGCTGAGGACGAAGCCGAGGCCCATGGCGAGGCCGACCCATTCGACGCCGAGGGTGTTGGTGGAGGCGTGCGCCATGCCCTGCCACGAGTGGGTCATGTTGGCTGGCAGAGTGCGCTTGATGCCCTCCCATCCGCCGACGTTGCGCAGACCGATCCAGACCAGAGGAGCGAAGCCTGCGACGATGAGGAAGAACTGCAGCACTTCGTTATAGATAGCGCTGGTGAGGCCGCCGAGGAAGATATAGCCGAGAACGATGATCGCCGACAGGATGATGGAGACGTGGAAGACGTACTGGTCGGGGATGATGCCGTGGAAGAGGCCGAGGGTCTGGATGAGCAGCGCCATGGCATACATCGAGATGCCGGAGCTGAAGATGGTCATGACGGCAAACGAGAAGGCGTTGACGGCGCGGGTCTTCTCGTCGAAGCGCATGCGCAGGTACTCGGGCACCGACCGCGCTTTCGAGCCGTAGTAGAACGGCATCATGAAGACGCCGACGAAGACCATGGCGGGAATCGCGCCGATCCAATAGAACTGGCTGGTGATGATGCCGTACTTGGCGCCCGATGCGCCCATGCCGATGACTTCCTGGGCTCCGAGGTTGGCGGAGATGAAGGCGAGGCCGCAGACCCAGGCCGGAATCGAGCGTCCGGCGAGGAAGAAGTCGTTGCTGGTACGCATGTATCGCTTGAGGGCGAAGCCGATGCCCAGAACGAAGACGAAATAGACCAGCATGATGAGCCAGTCAATGATGGATAAGGACACGATAACCCTTGTTTAAAGCAGAGTTTGAATTGGACGCTCAGGGCAACTCTAAATCGTTACGATATTCGGCGTCCAGCGTAGAGGGGCCTAAAACGATTCGGTATATACCGTATCTGCCGCAGGATGAAAGGTAATATGGAGACGCCGGATAACTTGCCGAGTTAGCAGCGCATCACAGGGTTAGTTGGACACGATTCCGTGAATGCACTGCAGCCCAGATAAAAATGGCAGTGCATCTTGGCTTTTTTCCTCTCTTGCTCCGTCAAAAAGGAGTAAGGCTGATCGACTTTGTTGGACTTTCTCCTTGGAGCAATAGAAGCAGCATGACCGCAACCATTCTTCTTATCGATGACAATGCAGTGCAGGTAGCCACCCGGCAGGCAATTTTAAGGCGTGCGGGGTATTATGCGATTGCGGTGCTCAACCCCAAACAGGCGCTAGACCAGTTTCAGGGCAGCGGATTTGCTGCACCGATCGATCTGGTCATCACCGACCACATCATGCCTGGAATGAATGGATCGGAGTTTGTCAGCCAGCTTCGACAGACCCAGCCACTGCTTCCTGTGCTGGTCATCAGTGGACTGGAAGAGGCCGAAGACGAGTACACGGGGCTGAATGTGCTCTTCCGTCTGAAGCCACTTCCTCCTGACAATCTGCTGGCTAGCGTAGACAGCCTTGTGGCCCATCCTGCCTGAGCCTACTGAAAAGCCTGTGCGATAAACGATGTCGATTGCCGTTGCAACCTTCTCCCTGAGAGAATGGGGGCATCATGCAATCGCACCCCATGCCTCAGTTTGGTAGTTTTACGTTGCTGCTGGCTCTGGCGTTGAGTGTCTACACGCTGCTGGCAGGCGCATTTGCCCTTTGGCGGTTCAAGACGACCAAGGCAGAGGATGGCTCCGGACGGCTGGGCGAAACCGCGCGGCGCGCTGGAATCGCGAGCTTCATCGCATTGAGCTGCGCTGCATTTGCGCTGGTATGGGCATCGTTTACGAACGACTACTCTGTCTCGTACATCCTGCACCACACCAATCGAACACTGAACCCGGCTTATAAGTTTGCCGCGCTGTGGTCGGGACAGGAGGGCTCGCTGCTGCTGTGGGCGTGGCTGCTCTCGGCTTATGGATTTGTGCTGCGGATGCGGCATCGGGTGGATGTGCGGCTGTCAGCATTTGCTTCGACGATTCTTGCAGGGATACAAGTCTTCTTTCTTCTGCTGTTGAACTTTGCAGCACCGCCATTTGCGATTCAGCCGGGGCCTACAGCGCTGGATGGGTTTGGGCTCAATCCCCTGCTGCAATATCCCGAGATGGTGATGCATCCGCCACTGCTTTATCTCGGGTATGTAGGATTCTCGGTGCCGTTTGCGTTTGCGCTGGGTGCGTTGATGATGCGCTATCCCGGTGAAAAGTGGATTCACATTACGCGGCGATGGACGATGGTGGGCTGGCTGTTTCTGACCTGCGGCATCTTTATGGGCGCGCACTGGGCCTATAGCGTGCTCGGCTGGGGCGGCTACTGGGGATGGGACCCGGTGGAGAATGCCTCGCTGATGCCGTGGTTGACGGGCACGGCGTTTTTGCACTCGGTGATGATGCAGGAGAAGCGCGGCATGATGAAGAGCTGGAACGTCTGGCTCATCTTCTCGACGTTCATGCTGACGATTCTGGGGACGCTGCTTACGCGATCGGGGATTGTGAGTTCGGTTCATGCCTTTGCTCAGTCTGACATTGGGAACTGGTTCTATGGGTTCCTTATTGTCATTCTGGCTGTGTGCCTGTTCACGTTCTTCAAGCAGAAGGACCATCTGAAGTCGGAGAACAAGCTGGAGTCGCTGGTGTCGCGCGAGTCCAGCTTCCTGTTCAACAATCTGGTGTTGCTGGCGGCCTGCTTTACGGTTCTTTGGGGAACGCTCTTCCCTATTTTGTCGGAGTATGTACAGGGCTCGAAGGTTACGGTGAGTGCGCCGTTCTATAACCGCGTCAATATTCCGGTTGGACTTTTTCTTCTGTTTCTTACTGGCATCGGACCGCTGCTGGCTTGGCGCTCCACTTCTCTGCGGTCGATCCGGCGTAACTTTATTCTGCCGGGTGTCGCGTTTGTGGTTGCGCTGGTTGTTCTGATGGCCGCCGGTGTGCGTCCGTGGAACGCGGGCGATGCGATGCAGGCTACGATCTTTTCATTAATTACGTTCTCGCTTGCGGCTGGTGTGATTACTGCCATTACCTCCGAGTTTTTGCGCGGGGCCTTTGTCGTGCGAACGCAGACGGGGAAGAATCTTGCTGCTTCGACGATTCTGCTGGTGCGGCGGAATACTCGCCGTTATGGCGGCTATCTGGTTCATTTCGGCATCGTGGTGTTGTTTATCGGAATTGCCGGTGGGGCCTTCAACCAGGCACATGAGCAGGAGATGAGCTTTGGCGACTCGGTGACGATGGGGCCGTACAAGCTGGTGTGCCAGAGCTTCACGCAGGAGAGTAAGCCGAACTACGACACCGAGTATGCTCTGCTGGATGTTTATGAGCACGGCAAGAAGATCACGCAGCTTGCACCGGAGAAGCGCTTCTACCTTGCCAGCCAGACCTCTTCGACGATGGTCGCGCTGCACTCGACGCTGGAGAGCGATCTTTACGTCATTTATGAGGGCAAGAATCCTGATACGGATCGCCCCATCATTAAGGTGTTCCTCAATCCGCTGATGAACTGGATCTGGATCGGTGTTGCCATCGTGGTGATGGGCACGCTGCTGGCTCTGGTGCCGAGCCTGAAGAAGAGTGCGCGGTCACAGGCTGCAGTAGAAGCGGCGGTAGCTGAAGCCGAGGTTCATCATGTCGCTTAAGCGGTGGATGCAGAGTCTGGCGGTATGTTTTCTGGCCGTGGTGATGCTGGGTGCGGCCGATGGCGGTGCGCGCTTCAATCGGCTTGGCCACGACATGATCTGCGAGTGTGGCTGTGGGCAGATACTGCTCGAGTGCAATCATGTGAACTGCCCCGTCTCCGCACCGATGATTGCAGAGCTGCACGCACAGTTGGCGGGGGGCGGCTCCGACAAATCCATCATGAGCTGGTTCGCGGCGAAGTACGGAGCGACGGTGCTGGCTGCTCCGCTGCGCGGAGGCTTTGATGATGTGGCGTGGATCATGCCTTACGCTGTCTTTATTCTCGCCATCGTGGGCACGGGAGTTTTGATTTATTTCTGGAAGCGGCGGTCGCTGCTGAACCCGCCACCGGGAAGCGCTACCGGCGGCTTCGATACGGATAAAGAGGCGATGCGTGAACGCATTCGCAGGGAGACGGAATACTGATGGGCGCTATAGCTGGTCTCGTGCTGACGGTCGCAATCTTTCTCTTCATCTTCTGGCCGGAACGGAATCCGTTCTTCCAGGCGGACAAGACTCGCGTCGACTATCTGCGCGAGCGCAAGGACGCCATCTACGACAATCTGCGCGACCTCAACTTCGAGTATCTGGCTGGAAAGTATCCTGAGCAGGACTATGCCGAGCAGCGGACGGGACTTGAGGACGAAGCGGCACGCGTGATTGCCGAAATCGACCGACTGACCGCACGCGGCGAAGTTGGCCGCCGCAGCCGGGCGTAGAACTGGATCGTTAGCTTCGGCCAGTTGTTGTCACTTTGACGTAAACTGTTCGCGTGATCCTTTCCTATCAAAACTTACGACGTGTTGCGGGAATCGCTACGCTGTTTGTGGCGTTTTCCGGTTTTGCTTTCGCTGAGTCCATCACCGGGACTGTCATTAACAAGACGACGAACAAGCCTGCCGTTGGCGACGATGTTGTGCTGATCCAGCTCGCCCAGGGAATGCAGGAGGCCGCCCGGACCAAGTCCGATGCACATGGCCGATTTACGCTGGATGTTCCTGATCAGGGAATGCATCTCGTTCGCGTGACGCATGACAAGGCAGCATACTTTCGCCCTGCGCCTCCGGGAACGCAGTCGGTCGAGGTCGAGGTCTACAACGCCGCGGCGAAGGTGGCTGGGGTGACCGGTGAGGCTGATGTGATGCGCATCCAGACCGATGCGAGCGGCAAGAAGCTGAATGTGGTCGAAAACTTCTTCATCAAGAATGGGTCGAACCCGCCGAAGACGCAGTTCAGCCCGCGGTCGTTCGAGTTCTATTTGCCTGCGGGAGCAGTGGTGGAAGGATCGGCGGCGCTGGCTCCGGGAAGTATGCCGGTCAAAGCCGCTCCGATGCCGCTGGGCGATCCGAACCATTATGCTTTTGTCTTCCCTCTGCGGCCGGGTGAGACGCGGTTTCAGGTTACGTACAGCCTGCCTTATAGCGGGAGCTTCCAGTTTGCTCCGCACCTGACGCTGCCTACTGACACGGTCGCGATCATGATGCCGAAGAGCATGACCTTCGCAGGCGGAGCGTCGACGGCGTACTCACCTGTGACCGAGGAGACGACGGCGCAGACGTATGTGGCGCGCAATGTGGCTCCGGCACAGGCGCTCGACTTTACGCTCTCGGGCAGTGGCCAGCTTCCGAGAGATACGGACACCGCGGCTACCTCCGGCGACTCGGGGCAGCCTGCTGCGGGTGCTCAATCCTCCGCAGCAGCGGACACGCGGCCCGGCGGCGGTTTGGGAAATCCCATCGACCCGACCGGAAACGACGATCCGTGGGCCAAGTACAAGTGGTGGATTCTGGGCGGGCTAGGGCTGGCGATGGCTGCGGGTGCGGGCATCATGCTGAAGGGAACGCCGGGCAAGCCTGCTTATGCGGGAGCTGCTCCAGCCGCTGCTGCAGGACCGAATGCTTCCCTTGTGGCGTTGAAGGAAGAGTTGTTTGCGATCGAGACGGAGAAGTTGCAGGGGCGCCTGACTGATGCCGAATATGCGGAGCAGAAGTCGGCGCTGGAGATTGTGCTGCGTCGCGCGCTGCAGCGAAGCGAACCTGCCGTCACAGCGTCTAACTCTAAGATTGACGGGCCTGTTCTATGAGGGACTGAGCAATGAATACGTTCAAATCGACGCTTCTACTCGTGGTGCTCACACTGTTCCTCCTTTTTGTGGGAGAGCGCATCGGCGGGCAGAATGGGCTGGTGCTGGCGTTTGTGCTGTCGGTCGCGTTCAACTTTGGAACTTACTTCTACTCCGACAAGCTGGCGCTTGCCATGTATAGAGCGCAGCCAGTGACGCGGGCGGAACTGCCTCGCGCCTACGAAGTAGTCGAACGGTTGACGGCGAAGCAGGGATTGCCAATGCCGAAGATCTATGTGCTGCCCACGGAATCGCCCAATGCGTTTGCTACTGGGCGGAATCCGCAACATGCATCGGTGGCGGTGACGCACGGCATTCTGGAGCTGCTGGACGATGAAGAGCTGGAGGGCGTGCTGGCGCATGAGCTAGGCCACGTGAAGAACCGGGACATCCTCACCAGCTCGATTGCTGCGACGCTGGCCGGAGCGATTACGATGATCGCGCGCATGGGCTATTGGGC
This region of Edaphobacter dinghuensis genomic DNA includes:
- a CDS encoding MarR family winged helix-turn-helix transcriptional regulator, whose product is MKAVAPGHDSVAFLLTQLGTHAARRFAEQLMPLKLAPQHVGILGILNRAESQSQRQLAATLRMHASRLVALIDELEALELVARQANGNDRRTYSLRITDKGRETLAAIGKIGREHNDVICGALNAEEREQLAQLLQRIANEQGLARGVHPGYSQLGKPGNATANSEG
- a CDS encoding sodium:solute symporter family protein, coding for MSLSIIDWLIMLVYFVFVLGIGFALKRYMRTSNDFFLAGRSIPAWVCGLAFISANLGAQEVIGMGASGAKYGIITSQFYWIGAIPAMVFVGVFMMPFYYGSKARSVPEYLRMRFDEKTRAVNAFSFAVMTIFSSGISMYAMALLIQTLGLFHGIIPDQYVFHVSIILSAIIVLGYIFLGGLTSAIYNEVLQFFLIVAGFAPLVWIGLRNVGGWEGIKRTLPANMTHSWQGMAHASTNTLGVEWVGLAMGLGFVLSFGYWCTDFLVIQRAMAADSEVSARRVPLIAAIPKMFFPFLVILPGLIAITVTSHMATPHSAVFATTAPNGHALPLDEQHPHGIIPEKMNAITGQPVLDTNGNPVYNYDLAIPVMLLHFFPTGILGLGLTALLASFMSGMAGNVTAFNTVWTYDIYQAYINKKGTDAHYLWMGRMATIGGVVLSIGAAYAVTNFNNIMDALQLVFSIVNAPLFATFLLGMFWKRTTGHGAFTGLLAGTGAALLHHGLTIPTDALPGMHGGWIAIVHHYPSDMAQNFWTAIFAFSVNLIVTIAVSLATQPREESELVGLVYSLTPKPEEGHLSWYQKPATLAIAVLAILVVLNLVFA
- a CDS encoding response regulator; this encodes MTATILLIDDNAVQVATRQAILRRAGYYAIAVLNPKQALDQFQGSGFAAPIDLVITDHIMPGMNGSEFVSQLRQTQPLLPVLVISGLEEAEDEYTGLNVLFRLKPLPPDNLLASVDSLVAHPA
- a CDS encoding heme lyase CcmF/NrfE family subunit, which produces MQSHPMPQFGSFTLLLALALSVYTLLAGAFALWRFKTTKAEDGSGRLGETARRAGIASFIALSCAAFALVWASFTNDYSVSYILHHTNRTLNPAYKFAALWSGQEGSLLLWAWLLSAYGFVLRMRHRVDVRLSAFASTILAGIQVFFLLLLNFAAPPFAIQPGPTALDGFGLNPLLQYPEMVMHPPLLYLGYVGFSVPFAFALGALMMRYPGEKWIHITRRWTMVGWLFLTCGIFMGAHWAYSVLGWGGYWGWDPVENASLMPWLTGTAFLHSVMMQEKRGMMKSWNVWLIFSTFMLTILGTLLTRSGIVSSVHAFAQSDIGNWFYGFLIVILAVCLFTFFKQKDHLKSENKLESLVSRESSFLFNNLVLLAACFTVLWGTLFPILSEYVQGSKVTVSAPFYNRVNIPVGLFLLFLTGIGPLLAWRSTSLRSIRRNFILPGVAFVVALVVLMAAGVRPWNAGDAMQATIFSLITFSLAAGVITAITSEFLRGAFVVRTQTGKNLAASTILLVRRNTRRYGGYLVHFGIVVLFIGIAGGAFNQAHEQEMSFGDSVTMGPYKLVCQSFTQESKPNYDTEYALLDVYEHGKKITQLAPEKRFYLASQTSSTMVALHSTLESDLYVIYEGKNPDTDRPIIKVFLNPLMNWIWIGVAIVVMGTLLALVPSLKKSARSQAAVEAAVAEAEVHHVA
- a CDS encoding cytochrome c-type biogenesis protein, with the protein product MSLKRWMQSLAVCFLAVVMLGAADGGARFNRLGHDMICECGCGQILLECNHVNCPVSAPMIAELHAQLAGGGSDKSIMSWFAAKYGATVLAAPLRGGFDDVAWIMPYAVFILAIVGTGVLIYFWKRRSLLNPPPGSATGGFDTDKEAMRERIRRETEY
- a CDS encoding carboxypeptidase-like regulatory domain-containing protein encodes the protein MILSYQNLRRVAGIATLFVAFSGFAFAESITGTVINKTTNKPAVGDDVVLIQLAQGMQEAARTKSDAHGRFTLDVPDQGMHLVRVTHDKAAYFRPAPPGTQSVEVEVYNAAAKVAGVTGEADVMRIQTDASGKKLNVVENFFIKNGSNPPKTQFSPRSFEFYLPAGAVVEGSAALAPGSMPVKAAPMPLGDPNHYAFVFPLRPGETRFQVTYSLPYSGSFQFAPHLTLPTDTVAIMMPKSMTFAGGASTAYSPVTEETTAQTYVARNVAPAQALDFTLSGSGQLPRDTDTAATSGDSGQPAAGAQSSAAADTRPGGGLGNPIDPTGNDDPWAKYKWWILGGLGLAMAAGAGIMLKGTPGKPAYAGAAPAAAAGPNASLVALKEELFAIETEKLQGRLTDAEYAEQKSALEIVLRRALQRSEPAVTASNSKIDGPVL
- a CDS encoding zinc metalloprotease HtpX; this encodes MNTFKSTLLLVVLTLFLLFVGERIGGQNGLVLAFVLSVAFNFGTYFYSDKLALAMYRAQPVTRAELPRAYEVVERLTAKQGLPMPKIYVLPTESPNAFATGRNPQHASVAVTHGILELLDDEELEGVLAHELGHVKNRDILTSSIAATLAGAITMIARMGYWASLFGGYGGNRDSRERSGGLSSLFMLILAPIAATLIQLAISRSREYEADATGAHVTGNPYALARALQKLDDYSKRIPMQASPSTAHLFIVAPLLGGGGFGQLFSTHPPIPDRIRRLIGRDHV